The Nakamurella alba sequence TCGACCGCTGCCAACACCCCGACCGCATGGTCGGCCAACCGCCGCCCGGCCGGGGTGAGCCGGACCCGCCGACCGTCCGGCTCCAGCAGCGGGGTACCCACCTCCCTGGCGAGCGCGGCGAGCTGCTGCGAGACCGTGGACGTCGTCATCCCGCCGGCATCCGCGACCTCGCGCATCGAGCCCAGTCGGGACAACGCCAGCAACAGCTCCAGCCGCCTGGTCTCCATGGTGCGTTCCCCCGCTTCCTCGATTCGTTCAGATATCGCGAACATTCTGTCAGGGATCGCCACGTGGACATGAACGGTGTCGGCGCGGTTCCATCACTGCATGGCCGTCCCGTCGCTGCTGTCCCCGTCCCGGGTGGGCGTCTCGTTCGCCGTCGTCTCGATGTGCTGCGTGCAGCTCGGTCTCGCCGTGTCGGTGGGTCTGCTGGACCGGCTCGGCCCGGACGGCACCGCCTGGCTCCGGCTCGCCTGGGCGGCCGTGCTGCTGGTGCTGCTCGCCCGGCCACGGCGCCGCGACTTCACCCGTCGGGGCCTGGTCACCTGCGTGCTGCTCGGCGTCGCCACCGGCGGGGTGACCCTCTGCTTCATGGCGGCGGTGCAGCGGCTGCCGCTCGGCACTGCCAGCGCCCTTGAGTTCCTCGGACCGCTGTCGGTCGCGGTGGTGCAGGGCCGGGGCCGGGCGCGGTGGTGGGCGCTGCCGGCGGCGGCCGGGATCCTGCTGCTCACCGAGCCCTGGCACAGCGGATCCGGATCGGCCACCGATCTGGCCGGCGTGGCCTTCGCCCTGGGGGCGGCGGTGTGCTGGGCGGCCTACATCCTGCTGACCCAGCGCGCCGGCGACGAGGTGGAGGGGCTCAAGGGGCTGTCGGTCTCGATGCCGGTGGCCGCACTGGTGGCCACCGCGACCGTCGGGCTCACCGGGTCGGCGCCGGCGGTGCTGGACACCCTGGACCTGCCGCTGCTGCTCGCCGGCCTGGGTCTGGCGGTGCTGCTGCCGGTGATCCCGTTCAGCCTGGAGCTGCTCGCACTGCGCCGGCTCACCACTGCCGCCTTCGGTGTGCTGATGAGCCTGGAACCGGCGATCGCACTGGTCATCGGCGCGGTGGCGCTGCACCAGATCCCGCGGCTCGCCCCGCTGGTCGGCCTGTGCCTCGTGGTGATGGCCGGCATCGGCGCGGCCCGGGCCGGTGCCCGGCCGGGTCCGGAGCTCAGCGAGCGATCTCTGTCGCCCGCGACTCCCGGATGACGGTGACCCGGACCTGACCCGGGTAGGTCAGTTCCTCCTCGATCTGCTTGGCGACCTCGCGGGCCAGCACGTGCGCCTCCAGGTCGTCGACCGTCTCCGGCTTGACCATCACCCGGAGCTCGCGACCGGCCTGCATGGCGAAGACCTTCTCCACGCCCTTCTTCGCCGACGCGATCGCCTCGATCCGCTCCAGCCGCTGTACGTAGGACTCGAGCGACTCGCGGCGTGCCCCCGGCCGGCCGCCGGAGCAGCTGTCGGCGGCCTGGGTGAGCACGGCCTCGACGGTGCTCGGCGCGACCTCGTCGTGGTGCGCCTCGATGCAGTGCGCGACCTCCTCGCTCTCGCCGAAGCGCCGGGCGAGGTCGGCCCCGACCATGGCGTGCGAACCCTGTGCCTCGTGGGTGAGCGCCTTGCCGATGTCGTGCAGGAAGGCGCCGCGGGCGACGACCTTCGGGTCCATGCCGAGCTCGGCGGCCATCACCCGGGCGATGTGCGAGGTCTCGACGAGGTGGCCGAGCACGTTCTGGCCGTAGGAGGTGCGGTACTTGAGCCGGCCGACCAGCTTGACCAGCTCCGGGTGCAGGTCGGTGATGCCGACGTCGATGAGCGCGTCCTCGGCGGCCCGCCGGCACAGCGCGTCCACCTCGTCGCCGGCCCGCTCGAACGCCTCCTCGATGCGGTGCGGGTGGATCCGCCCGTCGTCGATGAGCATCTGCAGGGTGACCCGGCCGATCTCCCGGCGCACCGGGTCGAAGCAGGACAGCAATACGGCCTCGGGGGTGTCATCGATGATGACGTTGACGCCGGTGACCGTCTCGAAGGCGCGGATGTTCCGCCCCTCCCGGCCGATGATCCGGCCCTTGACCTCGTCGGCCGGGAGGTGCACGACGGAGACGACGGTCTGCGAGGTCTGGTCGGAGGCGACCCGCTGGATCGCCTCGGTCACGATCGCCCGGGCCCGCGACTTCGCGGTCGACTCGGCCTCGGACTCGATGCGCCGGATCATCACCGCGGCGTCGTGCCGGACCTTCTCCTCCTGTGCGGCGAGCAGCTCGGTACGGGCCGACTCGACGGTGAGGCCGGAGACCCGGACCAGCTCCTGCTCCTGGCGCCGGACGTCGGCGTCCAGAGCGGTCCGCTCGCCGGCCAGGGTGTCGCGTTGTTCCTGCAGCTCCGTCCGGCGCTGCTCGAGCTCGGTACGGCCGGCCCGGATCTCCTCCTCGCGGGCAGCGAGAGCGGCGCGCAGGCGGTCGAGCTCGTCGCGTTCCTGGCCGTGCCGCCGGCGTTCCGCGGCGAGGGCCTCCTGGTCGGTGTGCAGCGCCTCGACCGCGTCGCGCATCCGGCGCTGCCCGCGGGCGAGTTCGTCGCGTTCGCCGCTCAGCGCGTCGGCGGCCTCCTTGGCCATCCGCTCGCGTTCGGCGTGCACATGGGTGCGGAGTTCGGTGGCCTCGGCGCGGGCGGCGCCGAGGATCCGGTCGGCGTCTGCCCGCGCATCGGTGCGCTGCCGATCGGCGTCGGCCCTGGCCCGCTCCCGCAGCTCCGCCGCCGCGTCGGCCGCGGCCTTCCTGATCTCGGCGGCGGCCTCGGTCGCCTGTGCGCGGAGTTCGGCCGTTGCGTGGTCCGACCCCGGTGCGGTGGTGCCGACCGCGCTCTCCGCAGGGCCGGTGCCGGCAGGCGTGTCGTCGACCGCGTGCCGGGCGTGCTGCCCGGCCCGGTCGGTGCCGGCCGTCGTGCTCCCGCCGGAAGCGGTGGCGCCCTGCGAGACCGTCTCGGCCAACAGCCGGCGCAGCACGGACTCGTCGATCGGGGTGGCGGAGGGCTTGCGGCGGACCAGGAACAGCACGGCGACCAGCAGGGCGAGGACGACGACGACCAGCACGACGACCACTGCGGTGGGCATGTGACACCTCCCGATTCCGGCGCCGTCGCGCTGACGTTGCGGCACCGTCGCACAGACGGAGGGAGGATCACCGCGGACCGCCACCCGTGCGGACGGGTGACGTCGTACAGGCGATCGACCTGGGGTCGTCGCCTTGAAGATGCCCTGAGGGACCGGGCAGGTTCGATGCAGCTGTTCTATATGCGAGGCGTAACGGTGAAACGGTTCCGCGTCGTGATTCTCCTGTGACCTCCACGTTAAGGTCGCGTCCACCGGCGGTCAAGGCGAGCGCCGCCCGGGCGCGTCGCGCCGCAGCGGCCGGCGGGGTCGGCCGGGTGAGCGGGTCACGCCGAGCGGTAGGAGTCCACCGCCTGCTCGACCACCGAGATGGTCAGATCGGGTGAGTAGCCACGCCGGGCCAGGAAGGCCATCAACCGGCGTCGGGCCGCGTCCGGGCCGGCCGCCATCGCCGGTCCGATCCGCTTGGCGACGAGTTGGGTGGCCCGCTCGCGCTCGTCGTCGCCGTCCACCTGGTCGACCGCATCGGTCACGGCGGCCTTGTCGATACCGAGCCGGCGGAGCTCGTGACCCAGCGCGGAGCGGCCCAGCCCGCGATCACGGTGCTTGGTGCGGACGTAGGCCTGGGCGTACGCCGCGTCGTCGATCAGCCCGACCTCGGTGAGCCGGTCGAGCACCCGTTCGGCGACGTCGTCCGGGATCTCCTTGCGGCGCAGGGCCTGCTCGAGGCGTGACCGCGGCCGCGGCGCGATGGTGAGCAGCCGGAGGCAGATCGCCTTGGCGGCGGCTTCCTGCTCGGAGTCGGTCGGCCCCTGCTCGGTCGTCGCCGGATCCGCAGCGCGAGATCTCGCACGTCCCGACCGTCCGGCCGCGGAGCCGGACGTCCGGGACCGCCCCTCCGTGGGGTCCGATGGATGGTCGGACCCCACGGCGGCGATCTGCTGGACGAGCAGCGCCAACCTCGCTGCTCGATCCATGTCCTGCCCGGCGGCGATCCCCGGGTCGTCCCGGTGATCGGCCGGCATGATCAGAAGTCGACCGGGGCCGGGGCCTGCGCATCGACGTCGACGCGGGCACCCACGCCGAGCTTCTCCTTGATGCGCTTCTCGATCTCGTCGGCGACGTCCGGGTTGTCCTTCAGGAAGTTCCGGGCGTTCTCCTTGCCCTGGCCCAGCTGCTCGCCGTCGTAGGTGTACCAGGCACCCGACTTGCGGACGAGCGCCTGCTCCACGCCGACGTCGATCAGCGACCCCTCGCGGGAGATGCCGGTGCCGTAGACGATGTCGAACTCGGCCTGCTTGAAGGGCGGGGCCATCTTGTTCTTCACGACCTTGACGCGGGTGCGGTTGCCGACCACGTCGGTGCCGTCCTTCAGCGCCTCGATGCGGCGGATGTCGAGCCGGACGGAGGCGTAGAACTTCAGCGCCTTGCCACCGGTCGTCGTCTCCGGCGAGCCGAACATGACGCCGATCTTCTCGCGCAGCTGGTTGATGAAGATCATCGTGGTGCCGGTGTTGCTCAGCGCGCCCGCGGTCTTCCGCAGCGCCTGGGACATCAGCCGGGCCTGCAGACCCACGTGGCTGTCGCCCATCTCGCCCTCGATCTCGGCCCGGGGCACCAGCGCGGCCACCGAGTCGACGACCACCAGGTCGATGGCGCCGGAGCGGATCAGCATGTCCGCGATCTCCAGCGCCTGCTCACCGGTGTCCGGCTGGGAGACCAGCAGCGAGTCGGTGTCGACGCCGAGGGCCCGGGCGTACTCCGGGTCCAGCGCGTGCTCCGCGTCGATGAACGCCGCGATGCCGCCGGCGGCCTGCACGTTGGCCACCGCGTGCAAGGTGACCGTGGTCTTGCCGGAGGACTCCGGCCCGTAGATCTCGATGATCCGCCCGCGGGGCAGCCCACCGATGCCCAGCGCCACGTCCAGCGCGATGGAGCCGGTGGGGATCACCTCGACCGGCGCACGCCCGTCGTCGCCGAGGCGCATCACCGAGCCCTTGCCGAACTGCTTCTCGATCTGCGCGAGCGCGATGCCGAGAGCCTTCTCGCGATCAGGTGCCGTCATGGCCGTACCCGTACCTTTCGTGTTCCCCCCGGAGGTGGGGTTTCTGCTCATGTCCCGCCTGACGCTAGATTCCGGCACCGACAGTCGCCCGGAGCGGCGGAACCGCTGTGGACACTTCGGGATGTGTGGACAACTGTAGACGTACAGATGTTCGAGCACGAACACCTCGCGGCGTGTCGCGCGCAGTTTCTTCGCGACCGGTTCTGCCGGCCCGGCGCGGCACTGCCGGAAAGGCGCCGAGAGGCGACCGGGCCTGCCCGGAGCACGTCCGGAGCACCTCTGGAACGGCCGGTCGGGCAGAGAACGCCGCCCGGCGGTGGCCGGAGGGTGGGTCCGGTAGCTCCGGGGTCCGGAGGGGCGTGGTTCCGACCGGGCTCAGTCCGGCAGGCCGTGCCGCAGCTTCTCCGGCACGTCGTAGGCCTCGCACACCGCGAGCCACACCCGCTTCGGGTCCTCCCCCGCGTCCAGCGCCTGGTCCGCGGTGAGCCCGCCCAACTCGGCGAACACATGGTCACCGGCCACCGAGGCGGCCCGGTACGGGCCGAACTGGGTGGTCATCAGGGCCCGGAACTCCGTCATGCGCACGGGATCCCACAGTACCGATCCACCGCGCCCGACCCACCGCGACCGACCCGCCGCGACCGAACCATCGCGCCCGAACCATCGCGCCCGATCCACCGCGCCGAACCACCGCGACCGAACGACCGCGACCGAACGACCGCGACCGAACGACCGCCGACCCACCGCACCGGCGGGGAGCCGAGTCCGGCGCAACGGCCGCAGGATCTCAGCCCAGCGTCGCCGGGAAGAGCTGCTTCCACGCCTCGAACATGCTCTCGGCGGTGCTCTGGGTCCCGGTGGTGGCGGTCATGAAGTTGATAACCGGGGTGGCGGCGCCGCCGTCCCAGTAGACGATGCCCTCGCCCTCGAGCGTGGCGTAGATGTAGTTCCCCTGCTCCCCGTTCTCCGTCGACCACGTGCCGCTGCCGACCTGGGTCGCGTTCTGGGTGACCACTCCGGCCGCGGCCTGCAGGTCGGCCATGTTGTCGGCCTGCATCGAGACCAGCCCGAAGGTGTCCGAGGACTCCCGGCAGAGCGTGTAGGTGGTGAGCAGGGCCTCGACCTGCCGGGCCTGGTCCTGGTCCTCGAACCCGGACAGGTCCTTGGTGCAACTCATCGCGCCGAACAACTGCCCGGTGGTGGCGGTCATGCAGGCCGTGATGCCGCGGCTGTCCGGCTCGCCGCAGTCGCCCGCAGCCGGCGAGGTCACCGGGGGGTCGGTCGTCACCGGCGGCGAGGTCGGTCCGACCGGACCGGTCGTCCCGGGCCCCGTGGTCACCGGCGGCAGCGCGGGACCGGTGGTGCCCGGACCCGTCCCGCCGCCGCCGGCCTCGTTGCCCGAGGAGCGGTTGAGCAGGATCACCGTGGTCACCACGCCGAGCACGACCACCACGGCGGCGGCGATCAGCAGCTGCATCCGGCGTTTGCGTGCCGCCGCCCCGCCGTCGCCACCGCCCTGCCCGGGATGACCGGGCACGTACGCGGGAGGACCCCCGGAGAACGGCGCGGACGGCATCGGGCCGGACGGCGGGGCCGCGCTCCACGCCGGCTGCTGTACGGGTGCGGCCGGCGGCTGGTAGCCGCCCGCCGCCGGGTAGGGCGCGGCCGCGGGCGCGAAACCTTGCTGCGCCGGAGGTGCGGAAGGGACAGCGGGGCCGGCCGCGGCAGGCGGACGCTGACCGGACTGCGGCTGACCGGACTGCGACTGGCCCGGCTGCGGCTGAGCCGGCTGCGGCTGAGCCGGTTGCGGCTGACCGGATTGCGGCATCGACGGCGGTGCGGCCGGCACCGATCCCGTAGCGGACGGTCGGCCCGGAATCTCCGGCGCACCGGGGACGAAGGCGGTCCGGGTCTGCGGCCGGGACCCGGCCGGGGCCAGCGCCGCGCCCATCGCCACCGAGGTCTCCGGCTGGTCCAGGGTGGTGGCGACCACCCCGAGCCGTTCGGTGATCATGGTCGCCACCAGCGGGATCCGGCTCGACCCGCCGACCAGGTACACCCCGGCCAGCCGGGCCGGGTCCAGTCCGGCCCGGGCGACGGTGGTCGCCACCAGGTCCACCGTCCGGGCCACCACCGGCCGGATCAGGCCGTCGAACTCGCGCCGGGTGAGCAGCGTGTCCTCGAACGGCTCGGGCAGCGTCAGGTCGGTCTGGGCGTACCGCGACAGCGTCTCCTTGGCGGCCCGCACGTCCTCGCGCAGCGTCCGCGCGGCGCGGCGGTCGGCGGCGGTACGCGGGCGCATGATCGCCTGCCAGCGGGCCGGATCGGCGGCGGAGAGCCGGCTGCCGAGGTGGTCGACGACGGCCTGGTCGAAGTCGATGCCGCCGACGTCCGGGAGCCCGGCCTCGGCGAGCACGGAGAAGCCGGTCGGGGTGCTGGTCACCACGGCGACGTCGAAGGTGCCGCCGCCCAGGTCGTAGACGGCCAGGCTGGCGCCCTCCGGCAGCGACTTGCCGGGCAGCGAGGCGAAATGTGCTGCGGCGGCGACGGGTTCGGGCATCAGCACGATCTCCGGGCCGAGGCCTGCGGCGCGGGCGGCGGCCAGCAGCACGTTCTGCCGGGCCGAGCCCCACTGCGCGGGGTGGGTCAGGTGCACCTCGTCCGGCGAGCGGCCGTTGAGCTGCCGGCGGGCCTCCTCCGCGACCCGGGCCAGCACCGCGGCGATCGCGTCGACCACCGGCACCACCCGGACCCCGAGCAGCATCTCGCCGTCGTCGATGCGGCGCTTCGGGTTCGCCTCGAACCGCTCGGGCGCGAGGCGGGCCTTGCGCTCGGCATCCCGGCCGACGGCGAGCGACCCGTCGTCGTCGACGTACACGCAGGACGGCATCCAGCCGGACCCGTCGATCGACAGCACCCGCGGCTCGCGCCCCTCGGAGCGGAGCACCGCCACCGTGTTCGACGTGCCGAAATCCAAGCCCAGGACGTCCACCGGTCCCGCTCCTTCCCCACCGTCCCGGAGGCGTTCCGGCACGATCCGCAGGGCAGCGCTGAGGGTCCAGGCCGTCCGTGCACCAACGATTGCGGATCCAGGAGGCGGCACGGGGGCGATTCCGGACATCAGGATCCGGATCCGCCCCGCATCACATCCGGGACCTGTCCTTCATCGACGCAGCAGACCCGCTCCACGGTTCCATCGGCCGGTGTGCCGGGAGTGTGTCACGCCTCCGGCGGAGCCGGAAAGGAAACACAGGCGGAGCCGGGAAGATCCGGACGAACGGCTCAGACCGGGCCGGCGCCGCTGATGGCGCGCATCCCGGTGGCCAGCGACCGCAACCGGTCGGTGGTGTGTTCGAGCGCTTCCGGTTGTACGCGGAGCTGCTCACCGGCGGCCACGGTGTCGGTGGCCGCGGTGACCAGCTCGCCGTACTCGGCGACGCCCCGGTCGATCTCCTCTACGATCATCCGGACGGTGTCGTCCAGTCCGGCGCGGCCTTGCCCGGCGGACACGTCACGGGCGCGCAGCAGGCCGGCCAGCTCCTGGGCCCGGCGGCGCAGCCGCAGTTCGGCGGCGTCGGCATCGGCGATCACCTCGCGGCGCAGGGCCAGCACGGCGTCGTCGTCGACCAGCCCGATCATCCCGACCAGCTGGCGCAACCCGTCGGACAGCGCCCCGAGCCGCTGGATCTGCCGGCGCACCATCGGCGGCACGGCCGGGCGGTCGGGCTGCGGCGGCGGGAGGGTGTCGATCAGCTTGCGCCGGTAGCGCACGTCCTTGAGACCGAGGGTCACCTGCGGCACCGACCAGAGCAGCACCGCGAGGGCGAACACCGTCCAGATCACCGCACCGGCGGTGACCGCGTCGGTGACCATCCAGTACACCTGCAGCGCACCACCGGCGGCGGCGCCGAGGGAGACCAGCGACCACGCCACGGTGCGGCGCTTGGCCGCGGCATGCCGACGCACCGCGACCCGGGACGGGTCGCGGCGCACGCGCAACGCCTCACCGGCGACGTCCCGCACCTGACCGGCGGCCTGGATGCCCTTGACCAGCGCGGTGCGGGCCTGGCGGGTGCGGGCGGGAGGTCGGCTCATGGGTGTCGTCGAGGATCCGGAGCTGCGGCGGGTCAGCCCTGCTGGTTGGTCTGCTTGTCCAGCGGGATCTGGGTGCCCGCGGCACCGGCCGAGGTGTCGATGGCCCGTCCCTGCTGGGCGGACAGCTCCGGGTGCAGCTGGGCGCGCAGCTGGTCCAGGCGCGAGGCACCGGCCATCTCCAGCGTGGACTTCTGCACCTCGAGCATCCGACCCTCGACCGAGTTCTGGTGCAGCTCGCTGGCGCCGAGTGCGTTCGCGTACCGGCGCTCGATCTTGTCCCGCACCTCGTCCAGCGACGGGGTGTTGCCCGGCGCGGTGAGCGCGGACATCGACTGCATGGAGGCGGACACCTGCTCCTGCATCTTCGCCTGCTCCAGCTGGGACAGCAGCTTGGTGCGCTCGGCCAGCTTGGTCTGCAGGTTCATCGCGTTGTTCTCGACGGCCTTCTTCGCCTGCTCGGCGGCCTGCAGCGCCTGGTCGTGCATGCGCTTGAGGTCCTCCATCTGCTGCTCGGCGGCGACCAGCTGGGTGGCGAAGGTGGTGGCGGTCTGCTCGTACTCGCCGGCCTTGACCGCATCGCCCTTCGCCCGCGCCTCGTCGGCGAGCACCAGGGCCTGGCGGGCCGAGGCCTGCAGCCGCTCGACGTCGCCCATCTGCCGGGTCAGCTTCATCTCCAGCTGGCGCTGGTTGCCGATCACGGCGGCGGCCTGCTGGGACAGCGCGGCGTGCTGGCGCTGGGCGTCCTCGATCGCCTGCTGGATCTGCACCTTCGGGTCGGCGTACTCGTCCACCTTCGAGGAGAACAGTGCCATCAGGTACTTCCAGGCCTTCACGAACGGATTGGCCATCTTGGATACGTTCCTCTCGCCTCGGCGACATCCAGCGGCGACCGACGTCGTTCGCTTGTCTGCTCCCATGGTGTCAGGTGACGCCGTCAGCTTCCACCATCACCCCGGCCGAGGCAGCGAATTCCGGGTGATCCCCGAGCC is a genomic window containing:
- the recA gene encoding recombinase RecA translates to MTAPDREKALGIALAQIEKQFGKGSVMRLGDDGRAPVEVIPTGSIALDVALGIGGLPRGRIIEIYGPESSGKTTVTLHAVANVQAAGGIAAFIDAEHALDPEYARALGVDTDSLLVSQPDTGEQALEIADMLIRSGAIDLVVVDSVAALVPRAEIEGEMGDSHVGLQARLMSQALRKTAGALSNTGTTMIFINQLREKIGVMFGSPETTTGGKALKFYASVRLDIRRIEALKDGTDVVGNRTRVKVVKNKMAPPFKQAEFDIVYGTGISREGSLIDVGVEQALVRKSGAWYTYDGEQLGQGKENARNFLKDNPDVADEIEKRIKEKLGVGARVDVDAQAPAPVDF
- a CDS encoding DUF3046 domain-containing protein codes for the protein MRMTEFRALMTTQFGPYRAASVAGDHVFAELGGLTADQALDAGEDPKRVWLAVCEAYDVPEKLRHGLPD
- a CDS encoding PspA/IM30 family protein codes for the protein MANPFVKAWKYLMALFSSKVDEYADPKVQIQQAIEDAQRQHAALSQQAAAVIGNQRQLEMKLTRQMGDVERLQASARQALVLADEARAKGDAVKAGEYEQTATTFATQLVAAEQQMEDLKRMHDQALQAAEQAKKAVENNAMNLQTKLAERTKLLSQLEQAKMQEQVSASMQSMSALTAPGNTPSLDEVRDKIERRYANALGASELHQNSVEGRMLEVQKSTLEMAGASRLDQLRAQLHPELSAQQGRAIDTSAGAAGTQIPLDKQTNQQG
- a CDS encoding Hsp70 family protein translates to MDVLGLDFGTSNTVAVLRSEGREPRVLSIDGSGWMPSCVYVDDDGSLAVGRDAERKARLAPERFEANPKRRIDDGEMLLGVRVVPVVDAIAAVLARVAEEARRQLNGRSPDEVHLTHPAQWGSARQNVLLAAARAAGLGPEIVLMPEPVAAAAHFASLPGKSLPEGASLAVYDLGGGTFDVAVVTSTPTGFSVLAEAGLPDVGGIDFDQAVVDHLGSRLSAADPARWQAIMRPRTAADRRAARTLREDVRAAKETLSRYAQTDLTLPEPFEDTLLTRREFDGLIRPVVARTVDLVATTVARAGLDPARLAGVYLVGGSSRIPLVATMITERLGVVATTLDQPETSVAMGAALAPAGSRPQTRTAFVPGAPEIPGRPSATGSVPAAPPSMPQSGQPQPAQPQPAQPQPGQSQSGQPQSGQRPPAAAGPAVPSAPPAQQGFAPAAAPYPAAGGYQPPAAPVQQPAWSAAPPSGPMPSAPFSGGPPAYVPGHPGQGGGDGGAAARKRRMQLLIAAAVVVVLGVVTTVILLNRSSGNEAGGGGTGPGTTGPALPPVTTGPGTTGPVGPTSPPVTTDPPVTSPAAGDCGEPDSRGITACMTATTGQLFGAMSCTKDLSGFEDQDQARQVEALLTTYTLCRESSDTFGLVSMQADNMADLQAAAGVVTQNATQVGSGTWSTENGEQGNYIYATLEGEGIVYWDGGAATPVINFMTATTGTQSTAESMFEAWKQLFPATLG
- the rny gene encoding ribonuclease Y is translated as MPTAVVVVLVVVVLALLVAVLFLVRRKPSATPIDESVLRRLLAETVSQGATASGGSTTAGTDRAGQHARHAVDDTPAGTGPAESAVGTTAPGSDHATAELRAQATEAAAEIRKAAADAAAELRERARADADRQRTDARADADRILGAARAEATELRTHVHAERERMAKEAADALSGERDELARGQRRMRDAVEALHTDQEALAAERRRHGQERDELDRLRAALAAREEEIRAGRTELEQRRTELQEQRDTLAGERTALDADVRRQEQELVRVSGLTVESARTELLAAQEEKVRHDAAVMIRRIESEAESTAKSRARAIVTEAIQRVASDQTSQTVVSVVHLPADEVKGRIIGREGRNIRAFETVTGVNVIIDDTPEAVLLSCFDPVRREIGRVTLQMLIDDGRIHPHRIEEAFERAGDEVDALCRRAAEDALIDVGITDLHPELVKLVGRLKYRTSYGQNVLGHLVETSHIARVMAAELGMDPKVVARGAFLHDIGKALTHEAQGSHAMVGADLARRFGESEEVAHCIEAHHDEVAPSTVEAVLTQAADSCSGGRPGARRESLESYVQRLERIEAIASAKKGVEKVFAMQAGRELRVMVKPETVDDLEAHVLAREVAKQIEEELTYPGQVRVTVIRESRATEIAR
- a CDS encoding regulatory protein RecX, giving the protein MPADHRDDPGIAAGQDMDRAARLALLVQQIAAVGSDHPSDPTEGRSRTSGSAAGRSGRARSRAADPATTEQGPTDSEQEAAAKAICLRLLTIAPRPRSRLEQALRRKEIPDDVAERVLDRLTEVGLIDDAAYAQAYVRTKHRDRGLGRSALGHELRRLGIDKAAVTDAVDQVDGDDERERATQLVAKRIGPAMAAGPDAARRRLMAFLARRGYSPDLTISVVEQAVDSYRSA
- a CDS encoding EamA family transporter, which produces MAVPSLLSPSRVGVSFAVVSMCCVQLGLAVSVGLLDRLGPDGTAWLRLAWAAVLLVLLARPRRRDFTRRGLVTCVLLGVATGGVTLCFMAAVQRLPLGTASALEFLGPLSVAVVQGRGRARWWALPAAAGILLLTEPWHSGSGSATDLAGVAFALGAAVCWAAYILLTQRAGDEVEGLKGLSVSMPVAALVATATVGLTGSAPAVLDTLDLPLLLAGLGLAVLLPVIPFSLELLALRRLTTAAFGVLMSLEPAIALVIGAVALHQIPRLAPLVGLCLVVMAGIGAARAGARPGPELSERSLSPATPG
- the pspM gene encoding phage shock envelope stress response protein PspM; translation: MSRPPARTRQARTALVKGIQAAGQVRDVAGEALRVRRDPSRVAVRRHAAAKRRTVAWSLVSLGAAAGGALQVYWMVTDAVTAGAVIWTVFALAVLLWSVPQVTLGLKDVRYRRKLIDTLPPPQPDRPAVPPMVRRQIQRLGALSDGLRQLVGMIGLVDDDAVLALRREVIADADAAELRLRRRAQELAGLLRARDVSAGQGRAGLDDTVRMIVEEIDRGVAEYGELVTAATDTVAAGEQLRVQPEALEHTTDRLRSLATGMRAISGAGPV